One window of the Staphylococcus equorum genome contains the following:
- a CDS encoding choice-of-anchor I family protein codes for MFNNTKRNTIYSIRKGMMGTASVTIGTCLLLGMSNQASADEHSHVKNGSETTTAQDQTSSQNHTLESPSPKSTPTDNHNLNNNQAANIHNQNKGTTEEPKEETTNTNTQDVKNENQSPNTQSSLNNSSDTLKPEQPTESDTTEEQSIDNNTKESEESITEHDTSKDEFAEQNTQKSQQHELLKEKDKKKDSNVENSKSDQSPKSSSSEAKQEQVQKNDESKQSIDQTKNSKTSTEHSKTPLNESEAPTDNSNTPNEPDKSTKNSNTSADNATSTTQKQHDPANKSVNKTEDSIKPPHKIEDASTESQFASEPLNNNNENSDAISSNSTSTKKLETLTNEERATLLKAIQHDTQEQDKQPKAVLQMASAQNPTIRNTRNASKDSTSLNINHTGRYDSGAGFDKGGTEIVKYNAKNGYAYSINGDKEALDILDIKNTKNKEIQLVNRIYLQDAGIEAGDLTSVAVHPNGNYIALSAPVKDKTKPGHVVFYSDTGKYLNDLTVGSLPDMVTFTKDGTRLLVANEGEPSDDYKVNPEGSVSIIDTSDVPTELNNSHVRTTPLTQEHMNESIRELGPNKSEAYLNLEPEYIVTDDSGKYAYVTIQESNAIAKLDIENGEFVQVQGLPYKDHSLPENAIDPSDKDGKKELRPVPVLGMLQPDGIDSYEYNGETYLLIANEGDSQDYEGYSEEVRVKDIKDDIELDAKYYEGYTQEELDALVANGLFDDDQLGRLKVTTSHKFRDENGKYNALVTFSGRSFSILKGSDLSMVYDSGNDIEQRIKDILPERFNANYEDFNELEVDGRSDDKGPEVESIEVGTIGNQTYAFVGLERVGGVMIYNITNPTATEFTQYLYDEQNKDVSPEGITFVSAEDSPTGKAMLIVSFELSGTTSTFELDEIGGSEQAHPNDQDNTKNDNPPVNDGEDNDTIDSNDENLEIEHHSEDPLVGQNAAIENPDALISETPSNVRNDSSQLNSNSTVQSADFSTAPVDAQYNNTMKNQKLVSQSKQPKHHLATETHNQNGTKYNTSINKTSTTNTILDKEDVNLDKQNATNEHSHSTETQQLPNTGQSQSQLPLWASLILGACLLLIGRKQRPKKK; via the coding sequence ATGTTTAACAATACGAAAAGAAACACAATTTATTCTATTAGAAAAGGTATGATGGGAACTGCTTCAGTTACTATTGGGACATGTCTATTACTTGGGATGAGTAATCAAGCTTCCGCCGATGAACATAGTCACGTTAAAAATGGTTCTGAAACTACAACTGCTCAAGATCAAACTAGTAGTCAGAACCATACATTAGAATCACCATCACCTAAATCAACACCTACTGATAATCATAATTTGAACAACAATCAAGCAGCAAATATACATAATCAAAATAAAGGAACTACAGAAGAACCTAAAGAAGAAACAACCAACACCAACACACAAGACGTAAAAAATGAAAATCAGTCACCAAACACACAAAGTTCATTAAATAATTCTTCAGACACACTAAAACCTGAACAGCCAACTGAAAGTGATACTACTGAAGAACAATCTATTGATAACAACACTAAAGAATCAGAAGAATCAATAACAGAACATGATACGAGTAAAGATGAATTTGCAGAGCAGAATACACAAAAATCTCAACAACATGAGCTTCTTAAAGAAAAAGATAAGAAAAAAGATTCAAATGTTGAAAACTCAAAATCTGATCAATCACCAAAATCTTCATCTAGTGAAGCTAAACAAGAACAAGTTCAAAAGAACGACGAATCCAAACAATCTATAGACCAAACAAAGAATTCAAAGACATCAACAGAGCATTCAAAGACACCATTAAATGAATCAGAGGCACCAACAGATAATTCGAACACTCCAAATGAACCAGACAAATCCACAAAAAATTCAAATACTTCAGCAGATAATGCAACCTCAACAACACAGAAACAACATGACCCAGCAAACAAATCGGTCAACAAAACAGAGGATAGTATAAAACCACCGCATAAAATAGAAGACGCATCAACGGAATCGCAATTCGCTTCAGAACCATTGAACAATAATAATGAAAACAGTGATGCCATTTCATCCAACAGCACATCTACTAAAAAATTAGAAACTTTAACCAATGAAGAACGAGCAACACTTTTAAAAGCCATTCAACATGATACTCAGGAACAAGACAAACAGCCAAAAGCAGTCTTACAAATGGCATCTGCACAAAATCCAACAATTAGAAATACACGTAATGCTTCTAAAGATTCAACATCACTCAATATTAATCACACAGGCCGTTATGATAGCGGTGCCGGCTTTGATAAAGGTGGTACAGAAATTGTAAAATATAACGCTAAAAATGGTTATGCCTATTCGATAAATGGTGATAAAGAAGCATTAGACATTTTAGATATTAAAAACACTAAAAACAAAGAAATTCAGCTCGTAAATCGAATTTATCTACAAGATGCTGGTATTGAAGCAGGGGATCTTACAAGTGTAGCTGTTCATCCTAATGGTAATTATATTGCTCTTTCTGCACCAGTCAAAGATAAAACAAAACCCGGTCACGTTGTCTTCTATAGTGATACAGGAAAATACTTAAATGATTTGACGGTAGGCAGTCTACCCGACATGGTAACTTTCACTAAAGATGGTACGCGTTTACTTGTGGCCAATGAAGGCGAACCCTCTGACGATTACAAAGTGAACCCAGAAGGTTCTGTGTCAATTATCGACACATCAGATGTACCAACCGAATTAAACAACTCACACGTTCGCACTACCCCACTAACACAAGAGCATATGAACGAATCTATTCGTGAATTAGGTCCTAATAAATCAGAAGCTTATCTAAATTTAGAGCCCGAGTATATCGTGACAGATGACAGCGGGAAATATGCTTATGTGACAATTCAAGAATCAAATGCTATTGCTAAACTAGATATTGAAAATGGTGAATTCGTACAAGTCCAAGGATTACCCTATAAAGATCATTCCTTACCTGAAAATGCCATTGACCCTTCAGACAAAGATGGTAAAAAAGAATTACGCCCTGTACCAGTACTCGGTATGTTACAACCAGATGGTATTGATTCATACGAATATAATGGAGAAACATATTTATTAATTGCCAATGAAGGTGATTCACAAGATTATGAAGGCTATTCAGAGGAAGTCCGTGTCAAAGATATTAAAGATGATATTGAATTAGACGCTAAATACTATGAAGGTTATACGCAAGAAGAATTAGATGCACTTGTGGCTAATGGGTTATTTGATGATGATCAATTGGGCAGATTAAAAGTGACAACTTCTCACAAATTTAGAGATGAAAATGGAAAATATAATGCGCTCGTAACGTTCAGTGGTCGTTCATTTTCAATATTAAAAGGTTCTGACCTATCTATGGTTTACGACAGTGGCAATGATATTGAACAGCGTATCAAAGATATTTTGCCAGAACGCTTTAATGCTAATTATGAAGACTTTAATGAACTAGAAGTAGATGGTAGAAGTGACGATAAAGGTCCTGAAGTCGAGTCTATAGAAGTTGGTACTATCGGCAATCAAACATACGCCTTCGTCGGCTTAGAACGTGTAGGAGGCGTGATGATATATAATATTACGAACCCTACCGCTACTGAATTCACGCAATACCTTTATGATGAACAAAATAAAGACGTCTCACCTGAAGGTATTACTTTTGTATCTGCAGAAGACAGCCCGACAGGTAAAGCAATGTTAATCGTATCTTTTGAATTGTCAGGCACTACATCTACATTTGAGTTAGATGAGATTGGTGGAAGTGAACAAGCTCATCCTAATGACCAAGACAACACTAAAAATGACAACCCGCCTGTCAACGATGGTGAAGATAATGATACTATTGATTCGAATGACGAAAATCTTGAAATTGAACATCATTCGGAAGATCCTCTTGTCGGTCAAAATGCAGCTATTGAGAACCCTGACGCGTTAATTTCTGAAACTCCATCAAATGTTCGAAATGACTCGTCTCAGTTAAATAGCAACTCGACAGTTCAATCAGCTGATTTTTCTACAGCACCCGTCGATGCCCAATATAATAATACGATGAAAAATCAAAAATTAGTTTCACAATCAAAACAACCTAAACATCATCTAGCTACAGAAACGCATAACCAAAATGGTACTAAATATAATACAAGCATTAATAAAACAAGTACAACAAACACTATACTTGATAAAGAGGACGTTAATCTCGATAAACAAAACGCGACAAATGAACATAGTCATTCAACTGAAACACAACAATTACCAAACACAGGTCAAAGTCAAAGCCAACTACCACTATGGGCGTCATTAATTTTAGGCGCTTGCTTACTATTGATTGGTAGAAAACAAAGACCAAAAAAGAAATAA